The DNA region TTTTCTACTGATAATGTTTTTTTCTGTACGTAACAAGAAATAATTCATTGAGTATTATGAAATGATCACGAGGCTTCATTGatgaaatcatatatatatatatatatatatatatatatatatatatatatatatatatatatatatatatatatatacacgttACAAATTTGATTcgcagtgttatcacagacCAAGACAGTATTATGTCTTACACTGACCTTGggtgtaaaataaatttcatttttttagctAACAGCATTAAAAAGATTCACAGTGAACCTATACtctcaaaaaacaaaaagcatACCGACAAGACGGTGGCTAAAAGGAGGGATCCACCCGCCGAACCAAACGATGCCCCGATGTAAGCACAATTCACTGTTGATTTCACTTGAATGTACTCATGGTATTTTATTACACATGCTATCATTGTTCCTTAAATATTAACTtacttttaagaaaaaatggttGTTTTTGAAATTCTATCAAGTTCAGAAGACGTTAAGTTTATGTTTATGGAATACTCAAATATGCTATGTTGTTACTTAAATATGAacttattttaagaaaaaatattgtttttaaaatttaataaaattcagAGGGCGTTAAGTTTATGTTTAGGGAATACTCAAATATGCTATCATTGTtacttaaatatgaaattttaagaaaaaaaattgtttttaaaattcaatcaaattcaGAGGACGTTTAGTTTATGTTTAGGGAATATTCAAGTCTGAGAGCAAAGTCAGTAGGGCCTGCTCTGTACGAGGAGATGACAATAGACCGGCCAAGTGGAGGGAAGGCCAAGGTGATTATAAAaggtcagaattttttatcaaagCATGATAAAGCAATGAATCTTAaacgatttttttcaaaaatttaatctaaatataTCTTGCGTTACATATACACGATTTGAGCTATGGAATTTGGACTTTTATCCATCAGTTTTAATGGTAGATTGATAGCCTGTTGCAAGgcaaaaaattgaaatccaAAAGTCAagattgaatttatttacaacttAAAACTTCTGATGTAAAAAGCCTTTgcctttttttaacaaataataataaggaaTATCTATTAGTTTAAGGTAATGATTTGTAAGTTGTGAGATACTAGCTAAAGTGTTTCatcgtgttcaaaaataatATAGACAGATAAAACAAGATTTTAATGTTCGTCTTTACCAATGCAAGACCAATTTAATAAAAGACAAGGCtagagctttgtttacaaatgaaAGAATTTCGAAACTCTGTATCTCTGAATTAGTTCAATTTGGCTTTattacattcaaattttgaagaagCTTTAGAAATGTCTATGTTAATGAATTGAGGCGTAAGAATTGgggaaaattgaaaattttgggctcaaatcgtgtctgtgtccatttaaattacatgtatttagaaaaaACCTGCCTATTGGAAGATTATATGTATTTAGAAAAAGGCTGCTTATTGTAAGATcacagttttgttttgttttttaaccaaattttttatttgtacattcTTTGGCATAATGAACAAGTAATCGGTAACATGTTATTTAAATAAGATTCAGATGTCTACGCAAATACCATTCTCAGTGAAGAATTCGAAGAAGATGAGCGACTTTAAGTCCAGATGTCAAATCCCTAGCCTTCGATATCATCTAAGACATAATAGGATACAGGAGAGCAGCCACCATACACTTGTGTCGAACTATTCTACATCAATATTTAATCATCATATTCTGAGATCAAACCATTGATATTAAGCCAGTTTACGTTGGAATATAACATGCTTTcattgaatatgtacatatcaATTTTCACATGATGACACTACCTATCAAACATTGAAATTAAATCATGGCTCATTGAGTTCCAAACCATTTCTAGCATAGTAGCGTCTTGTATTTACATACTTGaggtttaaaaaattcatttataaataatattttctactataattacatgtatatagtatatactacaaaatcatttacattcaaaattattttttagagtCAAGTGCATGTgatacacattttattttcatactaGTGAAGTATATTTTAACGTAAATTAGTTGAATTGTTTGGTTGAAAAACATtggttaaaaaatgattaataataCGTAACCGCACTCTATGGGTCTTGAAAACAGCAAAgtgcaatatcatatgatagaGAACGGGTAATATGACTAAAAATGGTGTATATAGTATATGCAACCAATATGTTTTCTTGTTTGAAATGCGTTATTGTCACTTGACAAGAACAATCGTGAATCACAGTGATGCTATTGTGCTTTCTAATGTCATGCAAAGTTTAAGGAAGAAAATAGTCTCGTTATTGCGACAAGATATTCTATCTTAAAATTTCGAGataagaaaacaattataaagatcTTATACTAGAAGCATATAAGTGTTATTCCACTCTCCAATGAAATGTATAGCGTTTTTTCTCATTATGCTAACCTGCAAGTTGCCTAACTGAAATGAAACTTTGAGTAACTTGGATATTGTCGAAAAAGTTGAATAGGATATTCCTactctgaaatatttttgattttaaatacgaataaattttatgtaaaataaacagGGTTAGCTAGGGTAAGGATTGTTTTTCAGCAACATCTATAATTTAAAATATCCATTCTACGAGGCCTTGGTTTTGTTATACTCGTGTTATCCTCAATGACTCTGGGCCATGTTTGTATTTTAACTAgctttttattgtatttatttcatattttgaatataaagtgATATCAATATTTGTCAAAGCTAATTCACTAACAAAACTACTTGTTTTAGATGTGTATTCTTCACTGCAGGTTTTTAAGAGCTATATCAAAGATAATAAAGAGGAAAAATATCGAagactatttttattttaaataaatcaaaataactctctctctctctcattctctctttcCAAACACAATTAAGCAAATAGTCACAACacattaatctctctctctctctctcaaaacacAAGCAAATAGTCacaacataaaacaaaattaacaaacaagGAAATAATGAGTATGTTAGTATGATCCCCGTAAACCCAAAACGTTGATGGTTCCCCTTGCAGCATCGCAACTCAGTTATCAACAATCTGAAACcaataaagaaatattgaataaaatgttcTCCCCTATCGATTTAGTGAGGTTTCCAAAAATACTCTATTTATAACTAAGTTTAGAATTATGATTGATCTAAAGCGCTTACCTGACAATACCGACCAGAGTAATTTGGTCTACATCTGCATTCGTTTGGCCTAATGCATTGTCCGCCATATCGACATCGGGGCCAACATAAAGCTGTGAACAAAAGCAAAAACAGTACGATGCTGTGCACTTCTTTAAGCACTGaatgtttatatattcatttttatgtttatttatatgcaATGTTTGTTTAGTCGCTTTAAAGCCATTTTGTCATGGATAGGGATAATAGATGGGAAAACCATATAAATTGCCGTTTAGTGCgacatataccggtattttaaaactttgccGTTAAAAACTCCTTTTTTCAGATGTATAAATGTGATTTactgattatttttcaaaagttaataTTAAAATGGTTATATCTAGATATGTTTAAACGTTTCATAAATGAAACAGTAATGCATCTATACAAAAGCCGTGATGACGTTTAGAGATGTTCATGTTATTGAATATTGAACGTCACATGTTTCCAATGCAAACTTAAGGAGAAATATACATTGAAtgtaaatagataataatataatgaaaacaCCTATATATTACCCACCATGTTGACAATAGGAGCCCCAGTACCCAGGGGTACATCTGCACTGGTTTGACCCTACACAAGTACCTCCATTCATGCAGCCCGTGTCACATTTAGCTTTAACGAGATTTACACATGCGTTTTTGAATATCCTCCAACCCAAATCTAATAAACGCGGGACTTCTCAGCTTATCTTTACTTACGTATCTGACAATGTTGACCGGACCATCCGCTTCTACATTGACAGGAATTGAACACACAACGTCCTCCATTTTGACAATAGGTCCAGCATGTTGCTAAAAGGCGTCAAGAGCGAAATTTAGAAGCCAAAAGCCTTTGTTAGttagtttgtttgtttgtttaattgtttgtcTGTTATGTTAAaagattttagaaatatattaatatagaGATATCGTTAATCATATTAGTATTACAAAGAATAAGaagaaaactcaaattacataattatctATATAAAGCAAGATGCCCCACTTTGTCTTTTAAACATACATTGTGACATAATATTTGAgatcaaaaccaaaaaaaaataaatactaacATCTCTTATAACTCAGCTGACACAAGAATCTGCATCTGCGAAAGCACATAGCTGTAATCAGAAATCAGCACAATGACTCTACGCCTACTTCTACTTGCAAAGAGGCAAACTAAGGCTTTTGTTAGTTCtggttttatatatagatagatatacTCCAACACCCGGGAGATTAAAACtatcaaacacaaaaaaaacatgTGCTATAGAAAATAAAGATTTCTAAGAAAGATCATGTCATTTGGTGTTTGCGTGTTTCAAAATAGCATGCTTCTGCAAATTGCAAACCAAAGAAAACGTTACATTTCGTACTAACCTCTCTCACAAGAAGAACCGAAATACCCATACGGGCAATAGCAGGTGCCCGGGCGCACACATACGCCCTGGTTCTGACATGGAGGGCTACATACAGGTGTCTGGCAGTAATACCCCGTGTATTCAGCGGGACAGACACACTGATTTCTCTTGTAGCACCGCCCTCCATTAAGACATTTTATTGAGCATACTTCTGAAAAGGTGAAATTGTTATGGTTGATATTTTGCGTTGTTCTTTTCATTATTTGCTTGTCTTTTGgactgtttgatatttatataattaattatggATTTTTCTGCATCTGGATTTAGTTTTATACAAATTATTAACtccatttacattttaaaagctgtaagataaataataatttacctCTTTCACACATGTTTCCTTCATAACCCTGCTTGCAAATACAACTATTGCCACCAACACATGTGCCGCCATGAAGACAATTTACTCTACATCTATCTAGAAGATTTATGTATCATTAAAATGCATATTTCATATGAatgtaaaacagaaaaaatgtcTGTAATAATTTTAGCTAACCTGTACATTTTTGTCCATCTCCATGGTAACCCGATGGACATGGTAAACAAAGATAACCCGGAGGTTTTTCCGTGTTTTTGCACTGGCCATCTCTGGGACAAACACCGTATTTACAAATATCCACGTCTACAATAACATTAAATATGTAATACCTTGCTCTATTTTAATATGACATATCTAATTTCAGAAGTTGTCTATCAAAGAGGGAAGACTGTTTCTTTGTTTAACATTAAGCTATCTAAATTCAGACTAAAGTTTCTTCTAATGACCTGTCCTGTTGCATCTGACACCATCCCCACGGTAAAATCGGGGACACGGTCCACATCTAAATCCCCTCTCTCCATAAAAATCGTCAATACATGTAACGTTCTCAAAGCAGGGTGATGAACTGCACGAGGGCTTACCTAGTTTAAAGAAAAGCCAACaatgttatgttttattttctcAGCTCTGATAAAATTGTTACAAGATTCTTAACTCATCAATCACACTGAAACAAACCCTTTAGAAAGTTTTTTGAGATTcgtttagaagaaaaaaaaccttttagtAATCTATGGTATTAATGGCAATTCGTTAACAACATAATTGATTGATATTTAGCGCCGACCTTTAAATCACAGGCTCTGTATATCAAACACTGCTCAATCTTTGAGAATTAGGGCTAATCCCCCTTAAAGGCTGCTGTTTACAGAAACCTTACTCACAGATAGCGCCGTTTCCAGCATATCCAGAGGGGCAGCGACCGCAGCTATAGGAGGTATTCAAGTTCGTGCATTGCACCCCGGGAAAACACGGTCGGCTCGCGCAGTAATCTGGAGACTTCTCACATCGGGAACCTATCAACGGTAAAACACATTCAGCCAATCATATAACAgactatgttttaaaaaatcttgttttgcttttaatgtaaataatctAAAAGAATACCTGTGTAAGGATGTTGACAGTTACATTCAATACTGCGGTCATTGTTCGGCATTGTTATGGTCTTGTTAACACACTTCCCATTATTTTGACAACTGCATAATCTCACTGCCACCTATGAATGATACATGAACTTTTACCAAATCCTTGTATGCTTTCAaatattgaattgaatttatttaattacattcaactacaaaagttaaaaacatttttaaagaaccCGACCTTGATGACAATGGAAGACTGCAAACTGCACTCGTCCATCACAGATATTCTAAAGTATTCAAAGTAGTCTTTTCTTCCGAGCGAGGATACGTTTGTCATGTACACGAACGCACCTCCCTGCTGCACGGTAGCGCGCGTGCTGTTGATGCTGAACCTCAGGGGTGACCCTTCCGGGTCATACGCCAGGATGCTGCCATTGATGGTGTCCCCTTCCACCATGGAGAATTTGTATGGGTCTCTTTGAAGAACCGGCGGAAGGTTATCTGTTCAAAGCAAATCACGATTCATTAATAtatgtgttacattaaaagtttaaaatttatcaatttaaacttaactataccagttttaaaactgttatagttaagtttaaattgataaattttaaacttttaatgtaacatatgcattataactacaaaatttgtgttgcttttctaatgaaatcactgttatttcatttattaattctaACTAATTTAATATACTTATAATTTTACTGATGTATTTTAAGTATCGTTTGAAGTAAACACAAAACGTATATTTGAAGCTGATTAAAGCGAAACGTTATCGAGCAAgattatcaaaaacaatattcatAAAATCGTTGCTTTTGTTAGAATTTTTTAAGTAGAGTTAACCTTTAGGAGTCGATAACTGGccaaaacctttttttaaaaacctcattttaaaatttaccatttacACTGACTCTTGAGtggaaatcaatttttttaagttataaagTTAAATTTACAAAACTCCTCTTAATTAGAAGTAGAAAAAATATAGGAAATTGGCCACAACTCTCTTGCCTTATAAACTAATTATTGTTATAATAAATGCATTCAAATGATTGGACACCTTACAATTCCCTTTGTCGCAGATAAcgttatattttacaaatacaaTGTGTCTTTCAGTAgcaaaatactaaaaaaaaagtattataatgcctgtattaaaaaaataaagatgccATATGTATCATCTTTGTGCATTGCcagaaaattgatgttttgaaaaaattccaaaatgtcattgattatttttaattggGCATGTGTGgtctatcatttttattttatattttaatctttaatgGCCAGTAATTGcattttcttttaagaaaaaatatcttttgataGGAGAATGAATTCATCTATTGGGCATTGAAAAATGGTCTCATTCATAGAATCAAACCCTATTTCCCCAAGACCAATTAATCTTGTTACCGTACAATTATCCATTCTCCTGTGATTATTGACTAAAATAAGCCGTTTAAAACCCAAACCAAAATAGTTTACTTTAATAATTccgtaaataaaacaaatttatatgcTTCTACGTCAATTTATCTTAcctaaaattattaataatatagTAATAAAATAAGATAATTCGGGTTATATTCAACGTTAAAGCTATGTTTGAAAGCTACAACtactaaaaaattgtttatctactagtattcaaataaatattgtgggattttttttatttagaaaagtttCACTGGATACTTGTATAGCTTTAATGTTAACCTAATTCCTGTTCCTGTTatcatttttgcaaattatgagtgctttttttaatttacaaaggTAACAGTGGATATATTGTTAATGTTAACTTATCAATTTCTGTTCTTCTTATCATTTTTGTGTGTTATGAGCGCCTTTTTAAGTCCGTTGCTACGTGAGGACTTCACCAGTCGGTATCATTTTAACAATTGCTTTTACCTTCGTTTCGTGACCACTGATTACTGGAGGACGAAGCCAAGCAAACTTCGCATTTGTTTGCAGGGTTTTTATCTTGGTCCATGTAACACTTTCCATCAATTACACATACATTTCTCTACAAAAGAAAACAGACCATTAAACATCGCTCTTACAACAAGAGATAAAACATAATCTTTTTTGGAATATTGCTGTCTGCCTACCCTGGTTCGGCATCCTCTCCAGTACGAACAACTCTGACATCGTTTTTTCATCCTGGAGAACAGTTTATCAGAGAGGACTTCCCCTCCAGCTCCCAGGACCTGAATTAAAGggtaaaagaaaattaaaccgCAAAAACTCGAATTAACATTGAAATGTCATTCATCAATAAAGCATAATACGTGCCTCGACTTTAAAAACGGGATCTCCATCCGCTGGAATTATAATTGACGAATTTAGAAGACATTCGGCAAGCGTCGAAGTGACATAGCGAATGGCGGGAAACATCGAGGGTCGCCATGGAATCCACTCTTTGTTCTTGaactaaaaaaagaaattgcatgTCAAACAAGATACATTCAGACATTGCATGACAACAAATACAAATCTGGACGAGAAAATTGTATAATTGCTGATTTTAAGTCGCGTAAATTCCATTGTATTCGTGTATCCCTGTGATTTGGAAACATCTGAATGAAAGCTATGATAATTTTACCTTCAAGTTTGTAACACGACATGACACAGGGAACTGATTTGATTGTATTCTTAGGTAAACAAAATTGCAGCCAGAAGATCTTGTGTCACAGGACACAAATATAGGATTCCTGGGACGGGCGGTTGTAGGTGGAGAAGTTGACGGCGCCATTGTTGTCGTTGGACTCGCTGTAGTTGTCTTTTCGGTTGTTGTTTTCGACATTGTTGTTGCCAAGGTTGTTGTTGTGGTCGTTGTGGAGGCGGTTGTGGTGGTGCTGGGAGTTATTTTAGGTGTAGAGGTTGTGATTGACACATAGGTCGTCTCTGGTGACCTTGGAGTCACGTAGAGGTCAGTAGGGGTAGGGGTCACGGTCCTTGTTTCGGTTGATTGGCTGGATCCGTCGTTTGTTGGAACAACTACGGAATATAACGTTATTTTTTGAACACTTTGGTAAAATCCTACTAGATACTGAACTCTATATAGTGAAAATTTCTCAACAATATATTTTCTCCCTATTTGCCATGCTAATAATGGACGAATTTAAAACGAGGTAAATTCAAAGGGTTAAGCATACTACAGTACAACTTTCTTAGtggaaagaactatatataaacAGTATATGATTAGACTCAAATTGCCCGCAcgtttttaatattattttataatatcttttttatattatcttttttcaaatgggaaatatagagcgcagcTTTGAACAAGCAAAATCTCATTGTCAGTTATAAGTTTTGGATGCACGAATCTTTAATGAAAATACTTTGTTTGTTCAAGTCTGTGCTCAATGTTTTCTGCCTTCAAATGAATTGActtaaattatgaataaatttaaaaaattgcggGAGAAGGTCGAGTTTATAATGTCACATTTTGGAATTGAGAGCACTtggatcaaaataaaaattaaaaaaaaatctcttcacatttacaaagaaaacattttggtacagtaaaaatattatatatattttaaaggcCTTTTAGGCCTTTCTCGTACATAGTTCAAAACTatgctaaatatttttttcagtgtgATTAACAATACACATGTAGTATATAACCGGTCTTGGAAATTCCTTTGTACCAATCGTAGTATatctttaatatgaaaaatactttgaaaaattgCATTTGCATTTTTGAACAAGACTTGaggaaattattattttaagtaaaacagttaaaaaacCTCAGAATGTGCATGTACCTGCCTTGTTCAGACATTCCACCCCCGAGTACCCCTTGTAGCAGTCACAGCCGTCTCTAGTACACACACCGTGTTCGAAACAGTTTTCTGGACACCGGAACAAGTCTTTTATTATTGTAACCTGATCAATGCCAGATGTGACATTATGGTCAGACAATGAGGTATTAGATGTATAGGCAAAATTGCACACGCTCTCCATCAGACGTAGCACTATTGGAATCCACGTGGATCTATCTTGCACGGATGCGATTTTCTCACACACAGAAATAATATCCACCAAAATTCTTCCTCTCAGAGGAACACATTTGAGGAAAAGGTCCGATTCTCGGATGACCTCTTTGCACTGTTCTCTCGCGTCACTTGGCGTGGAAACACTATTATCACTGATGTCCCGTTTAGAGGATATGTTGTATGTTTTGGTGATGAGTGGGTTCTTTTTTGTTACGTAAAACTCTGAGGTAATATCCTTCTGGTATATGAAAGAGTAAAATTCACTTTTATTCTTGTTCTCCGTGCACGTGTTTGGAGATGAGTTAAGTGAACACTGACAGTTAGGGTGCGAAGTTTTTATCCCTTCATATGAATCCAAGAAAGAGGTGTGGAACAAGCTCTGATGCAATTCCATCCTGTAAACAGAGACGACATGTTTAGCTTTGTTAACCCTATCTATGGCTGTCTTTGTCACAACTAGAGTTTTCGTTATATTGAAATGGACACAAAGATAATGATGTTTTGTTGAACTGGTTAATCAAAAACAGTAATGATGGTAATGTCTACAATTTCCTAAActtctttaatttacatatgAACCCTAccaacctccaaactttgaacCCATAGCCATTTGTAACCGTAGTAACAGCATTCTTGTTTCTCTTCCGGACTACGGTTCCGCATAGTCCCTCAACTCTGTTACTATAGAAACCGGAAACATGGACGGATGCTGATATATCCAATGAGTTAATGTCAATACGAATTTGCAGGAGGTCATGTATGTATATCTGAAATAGGTATTCCTTTTATCAgattcaatttcaaaaattatgaaGCTATTTCCGAAACAGTCGGCATTCTAATAAAGAAATACTACATTACTTAATTGAAATGTATACCGTCAAGAGTTTTCCATTGCGAGCTTCAAATATGTTGATTCTTGAGTTTTGCTGTTGGCCTTGGTACTGTAGCGTAAAGCGCGTGTTCCATTGGTTATCGGAAcatctatttatagtaacagtTACACCCTCATAGCGCATGGCAAGCCCACAGAGACTGTACATATCGTGCTGGGGATTCCTCATTGTCCGGGCGTGAATCTTGATCAAGAATAAAAAGgagagttttaaatattttaaagaggctgggtggtcaacaaattatgaATCAGACctaaatatcatttataaagcTATAAAGTATCATTtagtaaagtaaaaaatatataaatcttaGTTTTTGAATTTcggtatttttctatatttatacagagctcttctttcAAAGGAGATACATACAGTCTTAAAATTGCCATGATCATCTAGCCTTCTTAACTCTTGTTTACTCCGATATTCAGTTGCATGTGTTTTGTACCCTATATACGAATCTGACGTAAGGGGATATGGTACTAACTCTTGTTTACACTGATATGGTACTATATTTATGGTATCTTTGCTTATGCTCATCTTCGATTAAGATTCATCCGTGCAAACAATGACGCTTGTTGAGAACAAGAATTATGATGACGCGACACCTAGATTTACAACAAAAGGATTGCAGCGTCCACTTAAACTCACACTTGAAGTATCATCATTCAACATTAAATGTGAGGTGAAATGTATGGTTATAAATCAGTTTGACGAGGCGTTCTATGACGTCAAATTCAGACCCTAGAAATAACAATGAGGACCTATGGCCCCTTTTATTGATAAGTCTCCTGATGTCTGTCCTTCATCACGACTCCAGTGCCTCAACAAACACTCCATCTATGTGTACTCCTTGTCCAGACATTAAAAGCTATCGACCCATACTGAAGTACCACAATTAATACGGTGCGAGAAGTTGGTGGTCGTTTATAGCAGTTCGATACCCAGCGAGTGTCTCTGAACCCCCCATAAATCTACCTGTAGCGATGACTCTTCACTGCTCAGCAGGACAAAGACTCCCTCTTCCTGCACCTTCTCAACGCTGCAACGGGAAAAATATGTACCCATTCATCTATAGGCACGTTCAACAAACTATTTAATCCGGAACCTTTGAACGCGTCCATTTAAGATTAAATACGAATATGGCATCAAAAGTTATTTTGCCGTTAGTCATtgatcttttgtttgttttccaAAAACAATGACCTTTCGGGGAATTTTTATGAGTGTGCGTTTTACCTGCCAGCGAACGAGATAATATGTAAACCACTCAGAACGTAGCAGCTAGCGGAGGGGAAGTCAACCACCTTCATCTGAAATAGAACACGTCACACAcctcaaataaaattgtattttattatactgattTTATACCAATCTATCTACTTGTTTACGCATTAACACTTCTCTAAgagttaaatattattataactaTAGCGCAAGCTATGGAACTGCTCTCATTTGGATACCATTGGTGTAATGTGAATAGCAATCGCTAATGGCCCCGTGACATATATGGAGTGTCACTGGTCAACTAGACCGCCGGTAATGGTGACCAAAGTAAATTAATCAGCACTTCCATCGTATCGATTGGTCCTCGAGAAAGCTTAGGGGAATTGCAGTTTATATTGGTCATTGTCAATTAGCGGACGGTGCCTAATTAGCCAGTTTTAGTGCTCTAGATCAGCTCCGTTATAATATATATCCGAGAACAATAGGTCTATCGTTTAAACATACCCAGAAAGCAAACACTTCCtcttttggaatatattttcAGAGTAGGTTTGAAAACTTGTGATAGATTGCTAAATTACACAAAGGCGGGTTTAGGagcggggaggggggggggtacaagTTTGTTGCTATTTAATGTAATACCTTGAAGTTAACTTTATTCTGTTTCCAGGACAAAAGGTTAGCTGTTGTAATGTCACCATTGACAATTAATTTCTGCTTTGACAAATGTTTCAGATTGGGCGACATGGCCACTTGAAATGTTTGTTCCTGACAAATG from Crassostrea angulata isolate pt1a10 chromosome 7, ASM2561291v2, whole genome shotgun sequence includes:
- the LOC128155299 gene encoding von Willebrand factor D and EGF domain-containing protein-like isoform X3; this translates as MQIPVWNMTLIGIYVATLVFTSVDSIRSTTDIDPCLSEHHTIIDDFRRSTKYRPKASERRLCDNDLIPGWYRLKINGTDADLPTKCIKVKRCGTAAPIWLSMPKDEMPIPGTTKSGSACVTWAPRGEYPECCPIRFPVEVKNCINFFVYKLTSTGGCDLAYCAEVPKKTCSRGQVYIRHLKKCIDYNARTSKPSLQVSVSRKNVMITCTFRVLNKLIAMTSPTFYIAWYRKERGNSLIKSTFTRKTKDSIVIGEHAFSGDTVICSVEEIYQQKNKKSRKSRPYFIGIKLLRKKIVLREDRPVTNVSLISTVPIVCDNNANTCDITVRLSLQTPGDISPTIAFEKCVVHFGMGWKCKKNICQEQTFQVAMSPNLKHLSKQKLIVNGDITTANLLSWKQNKVNFKMKVVDFPSASCYVLSGLHIISFAGSVEKVQEEGVFVLLSSEESSLQIHARTMRNPQHDMYSLCGLAMRYEGVTVTINRCSDNQWNTRFTLQYQGQQQNSRINIFEARNGKLLTIYIHDLLQIRIDINSLDISASVHVSGFYSNRVEGLCGTVVRKRNKNAVTTVTNGYGFKVWRMELHQSLFHTSFLDSYEGIKTSHPNCQCSLNSSPNTCTENKNKSEFYSFIYQKDITSEFYVTKKNPLITKTYNISSKRDISDNSVSTPSDAREQCKEVIRESDLFLKCVPLRGRILVDIISVCEKIASVQDRSTWIPIVLRLMESVCNFAYTSNTSLSDHNVTSGIDQVTIIKDLFRCPENCFEHGVCTRDGCDCYKGYSGVECLNKAVVPTNDGSSQSTETRTVTPTPTDLYVTPRSPETTYVSITTSTPKITPSTTTTASTTTTTTTLATTMSKTTTEKTTTASPTTTMAPSTSPPTTARPRNPIFVSCDTRSSGCNFVYLRIQSNQFPVSCRVTNLKFKNKEWIPWRPSMFPAIRYVTSTLAECLLNSSIIIPADGDPVFKVEVLGAGGEVLSDKLFSRMKKRCQSCSYWRGCRTRRNVCVIDGKCYMDQDKNPANKCEVCLASSSSNQWSRNEDNLPPVLQRDPYKFSMVEGDTINGSILAYDPEGSPLRFSINSTRATVQQGGAFVYMTNVSSLGRKDYFEYFRISVMDECSLQSSIVIKVAVRLCSCQNNGKCVNKTITMPNNDRSIECNCQHPYTGSRCEKSPDYCASRPCFPGVQCTNLNTSYSCGRCPSGYAGNGAICKPSCSSSPCFENVTCIDDFYGERGFRCGPCPRFYRGDGVRCNRTDVDICKYGVCPRDGQCKNTEKPPGYLCLPCPSGYHGDGQKCTDRCRVNCLHGGTCVGGNSCICKQGYEGNMCEREVCSIKCLNGGRCYKRNQCVCPAEYTGYYCQTPVCSPPCQNQGVCVRPGTCYCPYGYFGSSCERAMCFRRCRFLCQLSYKRSTCWTYCQNGGRCVFNSCQCRSGWSGQHCQIPLCWPRCRYGGQCIRPNECRCRPNYSGRYCQIVDN